TGGAAGTATGTTCTGTCTTTGTTCTTGTCTCATCATCGTTTGATTTTTCTTGTGTGTTTTGCTGAGACGCTCATGCTGTGGTTTTAGATATCCGTTACTAAACCATCGTTTCACCTTTCTTTGTTTGCAGGCTGCTGCAGATGACTGGAAGGTTGAGTTCATGCACACTCTGATGTTTAGCAAGAAGAATGAAGTCATGCGTTCATAGCTCCCTAAAGAGATCCAGTCCTTTGGCCCGTGAATTCGAAGCATTAGTTTCATTGTAGATTTGATTTCGTACAGATTTTTAGGTTTGATAATGATTGGAACAATTCCGTAAAGATTTGGTTGTAAGAATGTTTTAGTGATTTGTGTATCTATAGGTGCAGCACTATTACTTATGATATTGTGGACAAATGTATTTGGTGTGAAGAATGATTTGGCTTTGTGAATTTCAATGTACTGCGTCATTTTTCAGTATCCATGTGTTGAATGTTTTTGCCCCAACAGATGTACCTGAACTTCTCCCTCGGTTTTGGTTGAACTGcttgatttttttctgttgtttATTTTTGGGCCCCAACATATGATCGTAGACTTGAACTTCTGCTTTGAGATGTGGCTGGGTTGCTGGTTTCAGATGGAGAGGATATTCTATGTTGTGTAATGTATTGGTAATTTTCAACCCAACCAATATGTATGCTTTTGCATAGAATCTatatttgtttttgtgttttttcAAGTGCGAATGTATTTCAGCTGTAACTTTGTGTAGAAATATTGTTGACGTTTCTTTATCTTTTGTCGGCATTGTACATGAACTTCTACACGTATCCAAGCAGAACTTCACATTTGAACGCGTTGTCTTAGGCTTGCTAACCTTAGTTTATGCGGTGAAACTTTATTTTTCAAGCATATTTTTTCCTACATCGATTTTATATACCAGAACTTCTTCTATAAGATGACCTGAACTTCAAGACTGTATGATTACTTGCTGGTTGCTCTTTTATGGAATACAACACGAGCACCTCCTGCCATAATATACCAGAACTTCCACTATAATATTACTTGAACTTCACAATTtatgtttttcattttttttcttgcTTGCACTCTGCATGGAATACATGACCAACACAACACTTCCTCTCATAATATACCAGGACTTCTGTAGTAAGCTTACTTGAACTTCACAATGTATGTTTTTCATGTTTGTTCTTGCTTgcactttcatgcaatacatcacCAGCACTTCACTTCCTATCATAACATACCAGGACTTCTGCAGTAATATTACCTGAACTTTACAGTGTATATTTTTAAATTTATTACTGCTTGCACTTTGATGCAATACATCACCAACACATCACTTCCTCTCATAACATACCAGGACTTCTGCAGTAATATTACTTCAACTTCACAGTGTATATTACCAGGGGATGACATAATGTTCTCCACATTGACATGACATAAGTTTGCATTGTGTTAATTGACCTATTCTAACTGTTCATCAGCCTTGCGCTCCTCCTAGGCTTTGGTGGTAGAGGTTTTTGCTTGACATgtacctcttcctcttcatcgtcctcttcctcttcatcgtcgtcttcctcttcctcttcgtcgtcctcttcctctctgTCTTCCTCTTCTTCGACGGTGTCTTCATCTTCgtcttcctcttcatcttccaCCACTTTCTTGTTGATGGCTCTAGGTTTTGCTTTATGTTTCTTCTCTGTCTTTTTGCTTGTCTTTTCAGCATCTGCGCACTTCGGGCATGTTCTTGCATTATGTGGTTCATACTCCTTGCATATGCTACATAGTCTGCTGCTTGCTTTCTTTGGGTGTGGTCCCTTCTTTTGTTCCATAACTTTGGGCTGCTGTTTTTGAGATTTGGGTTGCTTGACCTCCTCAGCATTGTTTCTTTCCTAGAGTGTTGGACAGGTCAGCTTGTTGTGTCCCGCAACCTGGTTGCACACACTACATTTCCTGTGTCCAAGTGGCACTCCGTTCTCATCGAGCACGACGACTCTTCCTGCAGGTGGTGCCTTTATTTGAGCTCTCTTGTCACTTTTCTTTGCTGTAGTAATTTTCTTCCTACCCTTTGTTTCAGAATACAGCGGCAGTTTCATCGTCTCTTGCTGTCGCTGCTCCATTGATTGGCCATCACCCTGCTTGCATTGGTTGGCTTCAGTGGCGGCATTGAGCATTTCAGCTGCATAATAATGAAGGTCATCTTCAATTTCAGCGTCCTCTTCAGCCATCCTTTCGTCAGCATCCGCTTGATTTGCTGAATGTATTGCATCAAGCTCTTCCACGAGCCTCTTGAGAACATAGTAGGCTCTGTCATATTGCTGGTCACATCTCATCGCtttcttgttaaccatcaaattCACCTGCAGCAAGATGTCTTGCTTCGATAGCCTTGAGCTGCCATCCGATGCGGTTGTGTTGTAGTCCCTTGTATCAAAGGTTGGTTGTGATTTTGCATTCTTTGTATCCTTGTATCAAAATTTGTCAGGCTTGAGGTAGTCCAGTATGTTCATGATGTGAAGGCAGAACAGGCCTGCATTTTGTGATGAATGCAGAATACATAGTTTGTGAGCCAGCAATGAGTTTCATAAATTTTGATATGATACTACTAGTCTAGCTATTTAATGAGTTTGTTTTTTCGCTCACCTGTGTGTGTCCAGAGCTTGCATTCACACTCGTATATTTCATTCTCTGGGTCATCTACAACCTGGAATTCATGCTTTGACTAGGAAAATCTTTCTTCATCATCATGGCCAGGCTTGTTGTGGTAGTACACAAGGTACTTAGTGGGCTCTGCTGTATGCTTTGCACGAAATAGCGTGGCCTTTCTCATCCTATTCCTCATCTCGGTGTACACGGCTCTCGTGTACTTGATAGACATGTCTTCCTCGTAGCCGTAAGTTGTTTTTGTCACAAGATTGGTCTGCACATGTCAAAAAGTGAGATATTAGTCGAAGCAGAGTCATgggtttcatttttttaaattcaaAGTGCACATGTTGAAGGTAAACAGAACATGATGGGGGTGTTTTGTACTTGTCATCATACCATGCTGGTCATTGTTTGCTCGTTCTCCTTCTGCATCCGAGTTTGTATGCAAGCATTGACCCGCCTAGCAAACTTGTGTAGGTTCTGGGTCCCCTTGACAAACCCTTTCTTTAGCACGTGGTTCATGCTGTCGCTTCGTTGTGTGGAAGTCATTCTAGCACAGAAAATATTCTTGTAATATGCTGAAATCCACATCTTCCTATCACTCCAGAGCTGCATCATCATCTGGTCATTCTCTAGGTTGTAGTTGTGCATGAGTTGAGTCCAGGCATCTTCAAACTCCGTTGGCATCAGCGGCCAGTTTAATATAGCTGTGAACTCCTCTTTGAATGTTTTATACTTTTTGTACAGCAACGCGAGGTATTCCATGTACTTCTTCATGATGTGCCAACGACATAGCTTGTGGACGGTGTTTGGAAATGATTGTGGTATAGCTTTCGCCATCGATGGGCATTGATCTGCATGAATTAAAAAAATTAAACTTGATTCTTTTTTGTACTGATGGTGAACTTATGTTGTACAAGTACTTGAACTTCACATCTAGCAGTATGGTATCTAAGAATGTCACATGTATTTTTTCTTTACAGCAGTGTTGCTGAACTTCTGTGGTACCAGTGCTTGAATTTCATAGTTAGTAGTAGGACAAACTAGTAGTGTCACACTCAAAAATTTTCTTAAAGCATTGTTGTTGAACTTCTGTGGTAGCAGTGCTTGAACTTCACATAAATAACTATATTTTTCTGAACATGCTACATATATTTATCTTACAGCTTTGTCCTTGAACTTCTATGATTCATGTATTTGAACTTCACATTCATAACTAATTTTTTTCTAAACATGTGACCGATAATTTTGCTTTCTTGTACTGCTAGTTGGACTTCTGTGCTAACAGTGGTTGAACTGCATTCTTTACATTATTTTCAGACAAAACCAATGTACCCAACCAACACAGACTGAAAAGATGATGAAACTTGAAGAGGGTTTTTTTGAACTCACCTCTTAGAATGCAAGTTGGGTGCTTGTTGTTCATGCACCGTACAAATGTATCGAACAGCCACTTGAATGACTTTGCATCTTCGTCTCTTATCAGGGCAACAACAAATGTCGTTGACTGCAAGTGATGGTTTGTTCCAACAAACACTCCCAGAGGCATATGAAATCTGTTGGTCTTGTAAGTTGTGTCGAATGTTATGCAATCGCCAAAGTCTTGATAGGGTCCTCGGCAGCTTGCATTGGACCAGAAAATATTTTGAATTGATTTGTCCTTGTCCACTTGGATGTCATAGAAAAACTCATCATTTATTGCCTTCATGTCTTTGAAGAATGAAACAAGTTTCAATACATCATCCAAATCATCTTTCCTTGCATTCATGGCTTTCCTGCAAATCACATGCAAACATGCATTTGTTTATTTTTTGCTAGCAAAGGGTTGTGAGCTAGGATGCTATTTTACATTGCAGTATGTGGGTGTTTGAATACTTACTGGTTTAGTAGGCCTCGTCCAGTCATGCTTAGGAAGTAGCTTCCATCTTCATTTTCAGATAGCATGGACATGATTGTTGTGTGCTTGACATCATGGTGCTGCAGGAGCTTTACGTACTCCAAAATAGTGGGGTCATAATTCTTGTGTGAGTGCAAAAATACCAGCATGTCATCAGTTTGCATGAGCTGGTGATTATGATTGTACTCAATGTCCACTGCCACGCATGTGTCATCCTCCTGCACCTTCACCCTCATTCTTGCATTGCAGCCCGTCCTCTGCGATGTTTTGTTTCGCTTCCTGTTGGCCTCTGAAACAGAAGATGTGTGTATCCCTTGGAAGGCGCAAACAAAATACTTGTGGTTGTCATTTCCCCCTGTCTTCCTGATTCCAAAACCAGCGTGTCTGGCGTATCTGTTATAAAATTCCCTTGCTTTCTCTACATCTTTGAATCGCATCTTTAGTCTTGGTATTAGGTAATCCGGTAGATCCGGCATctgcagaaaaagaaaaaaaaatccaaaCAGCACGTTAAAATGCAGTTTATGAACTTGTTATCCTGGAGGGAGCACAAAATTTGCCGATAATACAAGATGCGTATATAAATATATATTTTTTCACTTACGTGCGTGTATGATCGCAACTCCGCTGGTGTCGGCTACTATCCCTCTGGGATGGGGCATGGCGGAGTAATCATAGCAGGATGCAGCAGTGGATCACGAGGAGGAAAGAGGGCTGAAGATGGCCTCTATCTTGTTTGCGTCCTTTTTGGTTGAGGTGGTTGTGGAGGTATTGCGATCCTGGTCTTGGTTTGCTCTTTTGTTTTGTGAAGCAATCCATCTACCTTATGCCCCGTACAATTCTGACttgtagcagcagcagcaggatcCAACGGTGGTAGTGTGCAGAGCACTCTCCTCCGTGTGTGTGTTGCTTTGGATTTGTCCTGGAATCCGGTTTAGTTGCTTCGCTTTGGCATTGATGAGGCACACCAGGATAACCTCCAGAGTTACACGCAGGACTTGAGCTAACCCCCTCCTCCATCGGCGTGCTTGGGAGTCTGCTGGTGGATACAAAGAATCCGCGGGGGATTTCCGGTGTCACCCAATTAGGTGGAGGCGCAAACTTGTGCGGATAGGGCTGTGACCCAGCATCTTGGAAGTATCTGTGTGTTTCGGGTGTCATCCATTTTTGGTCTGGAGCAGGTTGGTAATGATGTTGGTGCGTTTGAGGTGTGACCCATTGAGGGGGTGGTGCAACGCGTACAGGCTTTGGATTGTGTACTTGCTGCTGGGAACTTCTAAGCTTCTTCATGCGTCTCTCGTCTTGCTGACATAAAAGAAAAAATGTCTATTTGCACACAAGTTATATCTGCCTATACCTTTGTAACTGAACTTAGCATTATTCACAGCCTGAACTTCTCATATAAAAGTGGTGAGAGCCATCACACTATGCACTGAGCTGAGCATCTGCCAATACTTTTGTACCTGAACTGAGCACCCTTCATAGAATGAATTTCACATCCTGTTTAATTCTACAATATTTGATTACTTATATGTACCTAAACTGAGCACTCTCCACATCCTGAACTTCTTGTTTTGCAAAGGGGAAATACTGTCTACAGTTAAAAAACCTGAGCCTTCATGAGTTTGAATGGTTGGACTGCTAGTGCATACTAACCTGACCTTCTTGTCATATCACATGCATgttttattttccttttatttttttgcaCAGAACCAGATACATACCAACCTGAACTCTAGCACACTTACTAGTTGAACTTCACATGGCTTTTCCACATGTGAATGTGAATGCAGGCAGATTTTATAGTGTTTGTAGCCTGGACTGAGGCTCACACACCACCTGAACTTCACATGGCTGTAAGCAGGCAGATTTAAAAAAGCTTTTGTAGCCTGGACTGATGCTCACACACCACCTGAACTTCACATAGCTATAAGCAAATAACAAACCAAAGGAAGGAAGAAGTTCAACCATATCCTGGCTAGAAGTTTGGCCAACTTTTTCCAGCAGCTGATAGGCCACCTTCAGAACAATTCGTCGTGGAGGTAGGAGAGGAATTCCATGGCAATCCATGTCTTGCAGGGGGCGCGAAGTTCATCTGCACGAAGCAAGAAGGTCAGAGaaggcaagattgaagaagaaggcaaAATTGGGAGGAAGTTCATGTACTTTTGCCGCTGAATTTGAGGGCGCAGCCGATGCCGCCTCCGCGGAGGAGTTGCTCCATTCGTCGCGCCGCTCGCCATAGCTTGCGTCGGGGCCGTCATCTGGTCGGCCATGGCTTCGGGCAGTGACGATGGGACGAGGATGCGGCTTCCTGAAGGCCATGGCGGCATCGCCGCGTCCAGGCGACGCGCGCTCCCTCGCGCCGGTGTCCGCCGTCGCTCGCTCGCCCGCGCCGGTGGTCGGCCAGGAGCTAGAGACGGAGGGGAGGCGGCGGATCCGGCCGGCCAGGACCTGGGGAAGGAGGGGAGGCGGCGGATCCGGCCGGCCAGGAGCTGGGGAAGGATGGGAGGCGGCGGATCCAGCGAAGATCGGCGGCGAGGAGGTGGGAGGTCGGGGGAtcgaggggaggaggggggctgggGCGGCTCGGGATCGGGATCAGGTGGATcctgtcggggggggggggggctcgggaTCTAGTGGATCCTGTTGGGCCGGCGGCAGTTCGGAAGTTCGGGAGGGCCCTGTCAGGCCCTATATAGGGGCTGCTGTGATCCAAATAACTATTCTAATCCTGGGATTAGAATAGTgttgtcctatatatatatatatatatgtatgtatatatatatatgagtttatgtcctctacaacattcatttattgctatttcttcaagttgccttttctgctaagcgaatgtgatcggacccttccccctctatgctaaactcaacccaatctattcacaaattcttcatgtgcattctatttgaaactcgttcaaagtcttcactgtgtccttgtcagctgaagaaattgcgaacgaaactttaaaacttatcttatctaaattttcggactttgccgctcaaaccattCCACATTCCATGATAATACTTATCTATTTACCCATGATCTCACACGctcgccacctctcagtacgtgggtgacacatgtcaagcaaatgagaagggtcaggggcacgttcgtccaatttcttcggacgAGTGGTTTTTCACTTCGGTTATA
The sequence above is a segment of the Aegilops tauschii subsp. strangulata cultivar AL8/78 chromosome 6, Aet v6.0, whole genome shotgun sequence genome. Coding sequences within it:
- the LOC109743408 gene encoding protein FAR1-RELATED SEQUENCE 5-like, with amino-acid sequence MAFRKPHPRPIVTARSHGRPDDGPDASYGERRDEWSNSSAEAASAAPSNSAAKMPDLPDYLIPRLKMRFKDVEKAREFYNRYARHAGFGIRKTGGNDNHKYFVCAFQGIHTSSVSEANRKRNKTSQRTGCNARMRVKVQEDDTCVAVDIEYNHNHQLMQTDDMLVFLHSHKNYDPTILEYVKLLQHHDVKHTTIMSMLSENEDGSYFLSMTGRGLLNQKAMNARKDDLDDVLKLVSFFKDMKSTTFVVALIRDEDAKSFKWLFDTFVRCMNNKHPTCILRDQCPSMAKAIPQSFPNTVHKLCRWHIMKKYMEYLALLYKKYKTFKEEFTAILNWPLMPTEFEDAWTQLMHNYNLENDQMMMQLWSDRKMWISAYYKNIFCARMTSTQRSDSMNHVLKKGFVKGTQNLHKFARRVNACIQTRMQKENEQTMTSMTNLVTKTTYGYEEDMSIKYTRAVYTEMRNRMRKATLFRAKHTAEPTKYLVYYHNKPGHDDEERFS